One genomic segment of Micromonospora sp. WMMC415 includes these proteins:
- a CDS encoding alpha/beta fold hydrolase, with translation MTVSFVGRPGGRIAYEVHGQGPLVVLSHGMGENRGAFRHLVPLLVEAGYRVAAADVRGHGASSTGWPTYAPAEVGADLLAVVRDLGGGPATLVGSSSSAAAVVFAATDAPELVNGIVQIGAFVGEAKLNPVLRLAQFAVLRSPRLFGAFHRTLFPVRRPADDTAYRKAMVATLREPGRMAATRGVIVPVEPHWTARAPQVRQPVLVLMGTRDPDFPDPGAEARAARRLFATAEARMIDDAGHYPHADSPQATAAPLVEFLAVTAGA, from the coding sequence ATGACTGTTAGCTTTGTGGGGCGCCCGGGCGGACGGATCGCGTACGAGGTGCACGGGCAGGGCCCGCTGGTCGTGCTCTCGCACGGCATGGGGGAAAATCGCGGCGCGTTCCGGCACCTCGTGCCGCTGCTGGTCGAGGCGGGCTACCGGGTGGCGGCCGCGGACGTGCGCGGGCACGGCGCGTCCAGCACCGGCTGGCCCACGTACGCCCCCGCCGAGGTCGGCGCCGACCTCCTCGCGGTCGTCCGCGACCTCGGCGGCGGACCGGCCACCCTGGTCGGCAGCTCGTCCAGCGCGGCGGCCGTGGTCTTCGCCGCCACCGACGCCCCGGAGCTGGTCAACGGCATCGTGCAGATCGGCGCGTTCGTCGGTGAGGCCAAGCTGAACCCGGTGCTGCGGCTGGCCCAGTTCGCGGTGCTGCGCAGCCCGCGGCTGTTCGGCGCGTTCCACCGCACGCTCTTCCCCGTGCGCCGGCCGGCCGACGACACCGCGTACCGGAAGGCGATGGTGGCCACGCTTCGCGAGCCCGGCCGGATGGCCGCGACCCGCGGCGTCATCGTGCCCGTCGAGCCGCACTGGACCGCCCGGGCGCCGCAGGTCCGGCAACCCGTGCTGGTGCTGATGGGGACCAGGGACCCCGACTTCCCCGACCCGGGCGCGGAGGCGCGCGCCGCCCGCCGGCTCTTCGCCACCGCCGAGGCGCGGATGATCGACGACGCCGGCCACTACCCGCACGCCGACAGCCCGCAGGCGACCGCCGCCCCGCTCGTCGAGTTCCTGGCGGTGACCGCCGGTGCCTAG
- a CDS encoding TetR/AcrR family transcriptional regulator — MPRAGLTPDTVVREAARLADEVGHDRLTLAALATRLGVALPSLYKHVRGADALAQRLSALATAELADEMTAAAAGHAGADALRAVATAYRAYARRHPGRYPAAQRVPDPADPEHRAAGERAVGVVYAVLRGYGVTGEPAVDAVRMFRSAVHGFVSLEAAGGFGLPQDVDRSFERLLDGLDAAFRSWPTR, encoded by the coding sequence GTGCCTAGGGCCGGCCTCACCCCGGACACCGTCGTGCGGGAGGCGGCCCGGCTCGCCGACGAGGTCGGCCACGACCGGCTCACCCTCGCCGCCCTGGCCACCCGGCTCGGCGTCGCGCTGCCGAGCCTCTACAAGCACGTCCGGGGCGCCGACGCGCTCGCCCAGCGCCTCTCCGCGCTGGCCACCGCCGAACTCGCCGACGAGATGACCGCGGCCGCCGCCGGGCACGCCGGCGCCGACGCGCTCCGCGCGGTCGCCACCGCCTACCGCGCGTACGCCCGCCGGCACCCCGGCCGCTATCCGGCGGCCCAGCGGGTGCCCGACCCGGCGGATCCGGAGCACCGGGCCGCGGGGGAGCGCGCGGTCGGCGTCGTCTACGCCGTCCTCCGGGGGTACGGGGTGACCGGCGAGCCGGCCGTCGACGCCGTACGCATGTTCCGCAGCGCCGTGCACGGCTTCGTGTCCCTGGAGGCGGCGGGCGGGTTCGGGCTGCCGCAGGACGTGGACCGCTCGTTCGAGCGGCTGCTCGACGGTCTCGACGCCGCATTCCGCTCCTGGCCGACGCGCTGA
- a CDS encoding efflux RND transporter periplasmic adaptor subunit codes for MGLVRRPDPPRLPAATRFRPRLLTALLAVVVLTGTTAASCGGEESPVALAAAGRTAVAEVVDAPATVTARAAATLTAAADGTLASLRVQPGQRVRRGQVLAVIDSPQAEERLRQAREALAAARRAGRGGGGGDLTGGLRGTDRAADETYAAARAAAAKIGDPQLREALLLQVRDAQQRYESAARAADRAVRAVQRGVSNLNAAVGALATAQRLQAQQAYDLAKATVDALTLRAPIGGVLQAGGTTTGGGVPPDALAGLLGGGAATGLDPSALRPVPAGPPPGVDVAVPVGGLVTAGTPVLTIVDTGQLGLLAEVDETDVLLVKAGLAATVELDAVPGATYEATVRSVDVLPTTSARGGVGYRVRLALGAGRFGEGEPAPIPRPGMNAVVRLQVREATDAVTVPASAVFSADGRDVVWVVRDGRAERAAVTVGVQGQDLVQIVRGVQAGDRVVVRGADQVRDGQELG; via the coding sequence ATGGGGCTCGTGCGCCGCCCCGACCCGCCGCGGCTGCCCGCAGCCACGCGCTTCCGCCCCCGCCTGCTCACCGCTCTCCTCGCGGTCGTCGTCCTGACCGGCACCACCGCCGCCTCGTGCGGTGGGGAGGAGTCACCGGTCGCCCTGGCGGCCGCCGGCCGGACCGCCGTCGCCGAGGTCGTCGACGCGCCGGCCACCGTGACCGCCCGCGCCGCCGCCACCCTCACCGCCGCCGCCGACGGGACGCTGGCGAGCCTCCGCGTGCAGCCCGGCCAGCGGGTCCGGCGCGGGCAGGTGCTCGCCGTCATCGACTCACCGCAGGCCGAGGAGCGGCTCCGCCAGGCCCGCGAGGCGCTCGCCGCCGCGAGGCGGGCCGGGCGCGGTGGTGGCGGGGGTGACCTGACCGGGGGGCTGCGGGGCACCGACCGCGCCGCCGACGAGACGTACGCGGCGGCCCGCGCCGCGGCGGCGAAGATCGGTGACCCGCAGCTGCGGGAGGCGCTGCTGCTCCAGGTCCGGGACGCCCAGCAGCGGTACGAGAGCGCCGCGCGCGCCGCCGACCGCGCCGTGCGCGCGGTGCAGCGCGGCGTGAGCAACCTCAACGCGGCCGTCGGCGCGCTCGCCACCGCCCAGCGGCTCCAGGCCCAGCAGGCGTACGACCTGGCGAAGGCGACCGTCGACGCGCTGACGCTGCGCGCCCCGATCGGCGGTGTCCTCCAGGCGGGCGGCACGACCACCGGGGGCGGTGTCCCGCCGGACGCGCTGGCCGGGCTGCTCGGCGGGGGTGCGGCGACCGGCCTGGACCCGTCGGCGCTCCGGCCCGTGCCGGCCGGCCCGCCGCCCGGTGTGGACGTCGCCGTCCCGGTGGGCGGCCTGGTCACCGCCGGCACGCCGGTGCTGACCATCGTCGACACCGGCCAGCTCGGGCTGCTCGCCGAGGTGGACGAGACCGACGTCCTGCTGGTCAAGGCGGGGCTGGCCGCGACCGTCGAGTTGGACGCGGTCCCCGGCGCCACGTACGAGGCGACGGTCCGTTCGGTCGACGTCCTGCCCACCACGTCGGCCCGTGGTGGGGTGGGTTACCGGGTGCGGCTGGCCCTCGGCGCGGGCCGGTTCGGCGAGGGCGAGCCGGCGCCGATCCCGCGACCCGGCATGAACGCGGTGGTCCGCCTCCAGGTACGGGAGGCCACCGACGCGGTCACCGTGCCGGCGTCGGCCGTCTTCTCCGCCGACGGGCGGGACGTGGTGTGGGTGGTACGCGACGGCCGGGCCGAGCGGGCCGCGGTGACGGTGGGGGTCCAGGGCCAGGACCTGGTGCAGATCGTCCGCGGGGTGCAGGCCGGCGATCGGGTCGTGGTCCGGGGCGCCGACCAGGTCCGCGACGGCCAGGAGCTGGGATGA
- a CDS encoding ABC transporter ATP-binding protein translates to MTAPAIEAVDVSRTYQLDGVSVPALRGVSLTVAPGDYVALVGPSGSGKSTLMHLLGGLDRPTAGRLAIGGREVGRLSAGDLAALRNETIGFVFQAFHLLPRTSAVDNVALPLVYRGVGARQRRERAAAMLGRVGLGHRLDHRPNQLSGGEQQRVAIARALVTDPTVLLADEPTGNLDSVTGAAVLGLLERLNAESGVALVMVTHDNEVAARARRRIAMRDGVVVADSADERHDPPVSGDAGAPDTLVPAPSAESRSASGSGPGHPSGGTGGAAGATGRRAGAAPAGGGPGVPAGEGAAR, encoded by the coding sequence ATGACCGCCCCGGCGATCGAGGCCGTGGACGTGTCGCGCACGTACCAGCTCGACGGCGTCTCGGTGCCGGCGCTGCGCGGGGTTTCGCTGACCGTCGCGCCGGGCGACTACGTGGCGCTGGTCGGGCCGTCCGGTTCCGGCAAGTCCACCCTCATGCACCTGCTCGGCGGGCTGGACCGGCCGACCGCCGGCCGCCTGGCGATCGGTGGCCGGGAGGTGGGCCGCCTCTCCGCCGGGGACCTCGCCGCGCTGCGGAACGAGACCATCGGCTTCGTCTTCCAGGCGTTCCATCTGCTGCCCCGTACCTCCGCGGTGGACAACGTGGCCCTGCCCCTGGTCTACCGCGGGGTGGGCGCCCGGCAGCGGCGGGAGCGGGCCGCCGCCATGCTCGGCCGGGTCGGCCTCGGGCACCGCCTCGACCACCGACCGAACCAGCTCTCCGGCGGCGAGCAGCAGCGGGTGGCGATCGCCCGCGCCCTGGTCACCGATCCGACGGTGCTGCTGGCCGACGAGCCGACCGGCAACCTCGACAGCGTCACCGGCGCGGCCGTTCTGGGGCTGCTGGAACGGCTCAACGCCGAGTCCGGCGTGGCACTCGTGATGGTCACCCACGACAACGAGGTGGCCGCGCGGGCCCGCCGGCGGATCGCGATGCGCGACGGGGTGGTCGTGGCGGACAGCGCCGACGAGCGTCATGATCCACCGGTGTCGGGAGACGCCGGGGCGCCTGACACACTGGTGCCCGCTCCCAGCGCGGAGTCCCGGTCCGCGTCCGGAAGCGGTCCGGGGCACCCGTCCGGTGGCACCGGTGGCGCCGCCGGCGCCACCGGGCGCCGCGCGGGTGCGGCGCCCGCGGGTGGGGGGCCCGGTGTGCCGGCCGGCGAGGGGGCCGCCCGGTGA
- a CDS encoding ABC transporter permease yields the protein MRLAEAWRVALDALRANRLRSALTMLGVIIGVASVVILVAIGTGTKQTVEQQVEGLGSNLLLVVPGRIDVGSAPALSPLTLDDVDAVSRVVGDPDRVAVTVASGATVRAGARSDFSTVQGVLETTPSVFTRELARGRYLTGSDVDTSRRVAVLGSSVARALFPDRDPVGQQVTVSGVRFRVIGVFAPLGQSLGVDRDDEVHVPVTAAQRLYGTQRVDGIAVKAPDRERIDELGARIVAELSRRHPGTEFSAVTQEQILGVLGDILGILTGVLAAIAGISLLVGGVGVSNIMLVSVRERTREIGLRKAVGARPRDIGVQFLLEAVLLTSIGGLTGMALGVGTALTVAAVSPIPAAVTWWSLALAFGVSAAVGIVFGVVPAQRAGRLDPVVALRSE from the coding sequence GTGAGGCTGGCCGAGGCCTGGCGGGTGGCGCTGGACGCGCTGCGCGCCAACCGTCTGCGCAGCGCCCTCACCATGCTCGGTGTGATCATCGGCGTCGCCTCGGTGGTGATCCTCGTGGCCATCGGCACCGGGACCAAGCAGACGGTCGAGCAGCAGGTCGAGGGGCTGGGCTCGAACCTGCTGCTGGTCGTACCCGGCCGGATCGACGTGGGCTCCGCGCCCGCGCTCTCCCCGCTGACCCTGGACGACGTCGACGCGGTGTCCCGGGTGGTCGGTGACCCCGACCGGGTGGCCGTCACAGTGGCCTCCGGCGCCACCGTCCGGGCGGGCGCCCGGTCGGACTTCAGCACGGTCCAGGGCGTCCTGGAGACCACCCCGTCCGTGTTCACCCGCGAGCTGGCCCGGGGCCGCTACCTGACCGGGTCCGACGTGGACACCAGCCGCCGGGTGGCGGTGCTGGGCTCGTCCGTGGCGCGGGCGCTCTTCCCCGACCGCGATCCGGTCGGGCAGCAGGTCACCGTCTCCGGGGTCCGGTTCCGGGTGATCGGGGTCTTCGCCCCGCTCGGCCAGAGCCTCGGCGTGGACCGGGACGACGAGGTCCACGTGCCGGTCACCGCCGCGCAGCGGCTCTACGGCACGCAGCGGGTCGACGGCATCGCGGTGAAGGCGCCGGACCGCGAGCGGATCGACGAGTTGGGCGCGCGGATCGTCGCCGAGTTGAGCCGCCGGCACCCGGGGACCGAGTTCAGCGCTGTCACCCAGGAGCAGATCCTCGGTGTCCTCGGCGACATCCTGGGCATCCTCACCGGGGTGCTGGCCGCGATCGCCGGCATCTCGCTGCTGGTCGGCGGCGTCGGTGTCTCCAACATCATGCTGGTCTCGGTCCGCGAGCGGACGAGGGAGATCGGGCTGCGGAAGGCGGTCGGCGCCCGGCCGCGCGACATCGGCGTGCAGTTCCTGCTGGAGGCGGTGCTGCTCACCTCGATCGGCGGTCTGACCGGCATGGCCCTCGGGGTCGGTACGGCCCTGACCGTGGCCGCCGTGTCGCCGATCCCGGCCGCGGTGACGTGGTGGTCGCTGGCGCTGGCGTTCGGCGTCTCGGCGGCGGTGGGGATCGTGTTCGGCGTGGTGCCGGCCCAACGCGCCGGGCGGCTCGATCCCGTGGTGGCCCTGCGCTCAGAGTGA
- a CDS encoding helix-turn-helix domain-containing protein, which translates to MAGSQSDGRLSEVKFLTVAEVATVMRVSKMTVYRLVHSGELTAVRVGRSFRVPEHAVHEYLRGAFQETA; encoded by the coding sequence ATGGCCGGGTCGCAGTCCGACGGTCGGCTGTCGGAGGTCAAGTTCCTGACCGTCGCCGAGGTGGCGACGGTCATGCGGGTGTCGAAGATGACGGTCTACCGCCTGGTGCACAGCGGTGAACTCACCGCGGTCCGGGTCGGCCGGTCGTTCCGCGTCCCCGAGCACGCCGTGCACGAATACCTGCGCGGTGCCTTTCAGGAAACCGCCTGA
- a CDS encoding 30S ribosomal protein bS22: MGSVVKKRRKRMAKKKHRKLLRKTRVQRRRLGK, translated from the coding sequence ATGGGCTCGGTGGTCAAGAAGCGCCGCAAGCGCATGGCTAAGAAGAAGCACCGCAAGCTGCTGCGCAAGACCCGCGTCCAGCGTCGCCGTCTCGGCAAGTGA
- a CDS encoding NAD-dependent epimerase/dehydratase family protein, with protein MTPGGTPGAPGVVVVTGVSRYLGAHVAARLAADPRIERVIGVDPPEPGADLADLLDRVERVRVDAGSIGGLLADLDVDAVVHLALVSAPDPQHGGRAAMKEQNVIGTMQLLAAAQRAPRLRKLVVRSSTAAYGASFRDPAVFTEETEPREVPRGGFGRDILDIEGYVRGFRRRRPDVTATVLRFAPFIGSTADTTLTRYFSQPVVPTVFGRDPRLQFLHFDDALEVLHRSIVEDHPGTYNVAGPGVLALSQAIRRAGRVAMPVLEPGLSGAAALARSLGFGRIGLDQVDLFVHGRVVDTGRLEREYGFTPRSTAAAFDDFIRAHRGGVVVTRDQLVAAERLVLDGIRQVRAAARERS; from the coding sequence ATGACCCCCGGTGGCACCCCTGGTGCTCCGGGGGTCGTCGTCGTGACCGGGGTGAGCCGCTACCTCGGCGCCCACGTCGCGGCCCGGCTCGCCGCCGACCCGCGGATCGAACGCGTCATCGGCGTCGACCCGCCCGAGCCCGGCGCGGACCTGGCCGACCTGCTCGACCGCGTCGAGCGTGTCCGCGTGGACGCCGGCTCGATCGGTGGCCTGCTCGCCGACCTCGACGTGGACGCCGTCGTGCACCTCGCGCTGGTCAGCGCACCGGACCCGCAACACGGCGGCCGGGCGGCCATGAAAGAGCAGAACGTCATCGGCACGATGCAGCTGCTCGCCGCAGCCCAGCGCGCTCCCCGGCTGCGCAAGCTCGTCGTCCGCTCGTCGACCGCCGCGTACGGGGCCTCGTTCCGTGACCCGGCCGTCTTCACCGAGGAGACCGAGCCGCGCGAGGTTCCGCGCGGTGGTTTCGGCCGCGACATCCTGGACATCGAGGGGTACGTGCGAGGTTTCCGCCGCCGCCGGCCCGACGTGACCGCCACCGTCCTGCGTTTCGCGCCGTTCATCGGCTCGACCGCCGACACCACGCTGACCCGCTACTTCTCGCAGCCGGTGGTGCCCACCGTCTTCGGCCGCGACCCGCGCCTGCAGTTCCTGCACTTCGACGACGCGCTGGAGGTGCTGCACCGGTCGATCGTCGAGGACCATCCCGGGACGTACAACGTCGCCGGTCCCGGCGTGCTGGCCCTCTCCCAGGCGATCCGGCGGGCCGGCCGCGTCGCGATGCCGGTTCTCGAACCGGGCCTGTCCGGGGCGGCGGCGCTCGCGCGCAGCCTCGGCTTCGGTCGCATCGGGCTCGACCAGGTCGACCTCTTCGTGCACGGCCGGGTCGTCGACACCGGCCGGCTGGAGCGGGAGTACGGCTTCACGCCGCGCTCCACCGCCGCCGCGTTCGACGACTTCATCCGGGCGCACCGGGGCGGGGTCGTGGTGACCCGGGACCAGCTCGTCGCCGCCGAGCGGCTGGTGCTGGACGGGATCCGGCAGGTCCGGGCCGCCGCCCGGGAGCGGTCGTGA
- a CDS encoding lysophospholipid acyltransferase family protein, with the protein MPGGPAVPDRPGDHWDRKVANGLAFLRRRLAGEYEVDEFGFDPQITEAVFHPLLRLLYRDWFRTEVSGLENVPANGAGLVVGNHSGTVALDALILSAVLHDRHPAHRFLRLLGADLVFRMPVVSEIARKTGGTVACNPDAERLLGTGELVGVFPEGFKGIGKLYAERYKLQRFGRGGFVSAALRTGTPIVPVAIVGGEEIYPMLADVKPLARLLKLPYFPITPTFPWLGPLGMVPLPSKWLIEFCPPIPTAHLTDSADDPLVVFNLADQVRETIQQTLHKLLERRPDPFGP; encoded by the coding sequence GTGCCGGGTGGGCCGGCGGTGCCGGACCGCCCGGGCGACCACTGGGACCGCAAGGTGGCCAACGGGCTGGCGTTCCTGCGCCGGCGGCTCGCCGGGGAGTACGAGGTCGACGAGTTCGGCTTCGACCCGCAGATCACCGAGGCGGTGTTCCACCCGCTGCTGCGACTGCTCTACCGGGACTGGTTCCGTACCGAGGTCAGCGGCCTGGAGAACGTGCCCGCCAACGGCGCCGGCCTGGTCGTGGGCAACCACTCCGGCACCGTCGCCCTCGACGCGCTGATCCTCTCGGCCGTGCTGCACGACCGGCACCCGGCGCACCGGTTCCTCCGCCTGCTCGGGGCGGACCTGGTCTTCCGGATGCCGGTGGTGTCGGAGATCGCCCGCAAGACGGGTGGCACGGTGGCCTGCAATCCGGACGCCGAGCGCCTGCTCGGCACCGGGGAGCTGGTCGGCGTCTTCCCCGAGGGCTTCAAGGGCATCGGCAAGCTGTACGCGGAGCGCTACAAGCTGCAACGCTTCGGCCGGGGCGGCTTCGTGTCGGCGGCGCTGCGCACCGGCACGCCCATCGTGCCGGTGGCGATCGTCGGGGGCGAGGAGATCTACCCGATGCTCGCCGACGTCAAGCCGCTCGCCCGGCTGCTCAAGCTCCCGTACTTCCCGATCACCCCGACCTTCCCGTGGCTCGGCCCGCTGGGCATGGTGCCGCTGCCCAGCAAGTGGCTGATCGAGTTCTGCCCGCCGATCCCCACCGCGCACCTGACCGACTCGGCCGACGATCCGCTGGTCGTGTTCAACCTCGCCGACCAGGTGCGGGAGACCATCCAGCAGACCCTGCACAAGCTGCTGGAACGCCGGCCCGATCCGTTCGGCCCGTAG
- a CDS encoding MFS transporter, with translation MSRVVEAVVPARLGRGFRWLLASSWATNLGDGVAVAAGPLLIASLTDNPFLVSLAALLRWAPPMLFGLYAGVLSDRLDRRRIVIVANAVRVGVLGVLTLALVTDRLSVFGALLALALLATGEVFADNTTGTLTPMLVRREDLAIANARVLAGFITLNQMAGPAVGAALFAAGRAWPFAAEALLAAAGLLLVSRVSLPPRDAAPTEGTRSVRRDIVEGLRWTVRHPAVRTLCLTILVFNITYGAAWSVLVLYASDRLDLGAVGFGLLSTVTAVGGLLGTVGYGWLTRRVSLGQIMRIGLIIETLTHLGLAVTTSSWVASAILFVFGAHAFVWGTTSLTVRQRAVPAQLQGRVNSINTMSTYGGLVVGSAVGGLLVTPFGVTAPFWFAFAGSAVLVALLWREFTRIAHEDEPAPAPAVVTG, from the coding sequence GTGAGCAGGGTGGTCGAGGCCGTCGTACCGGCCCGGTTGGGGCGCGGTTTCCGCTGGTTGCTGGCGTCGTCGTGGGCGACGAACCTCGGCGACGGGGTGGCGGTGGCGGCCGGGCCGCTGCTGATCGCGTCGTTGACCGACAACCCGTTCCTGGTCTCGCTGGCGGCGCTGCTGCGGTGGGCCCCGCCGATGCTGTTCGGCCTGTACGCGGGCGTGCTCTCCGACCGGCTCGACCGGCGCCGGATCGTGATCGTGGCGAACGCCGTCCGGGTCGGCGTCCTGGGCGTGCTGACCCTGGCCCTGGTCACCGACCGGCTCTCGGTGTTCGGGGCGCTGCTGGCGCTGGCGCTGCTCGCCACCGGCGAGGTCTTCGCCGACAACACCACCGGAACGCTGACGCCCATGCTGGTACGCCGGGAGGACCTGGCGATCGCCAACGCCCGCGTCCTCGCCGGGTTCATCACGCTCAACCAGATGGCCGGCCCGGCGGTCGGTGCGGCGCTCTTCGCGGCCGGCCGGGCCTGGCCGTTCGCCGCCGAGGCCCTCCTCGCGGCCGCCGGACTGCTGCTGGTGTCCCGGGTGTCGTTGCCGCCCCGCGACGCGGCCCCGACGGAGGGGACCCGCAGCGTGCGGCGGGACATCGTCGAGGGACTCCGTTGGACCGTCCGCCACCCGGCCGTCCGGACGCTCTGCCTCACCATCCTGGTCTTCAACATCACGTACGGCGCGGCCTGGTCGGTCCTGGTGCTCTACGCGAGCGACCGCCTCGACCTGGGCGCCGTCGGCTTCGGCCTGCTCAGCACGGTGACGGCGGTCGGCGGGCTGCTCGGGACCGTCGGGTACGGGTGGCTGACCCGCCGGGTGAGCCTGGGCCAGATCATGCGGATCGGGCTGATCATCGAGACCCTCACCCACCTCGGTCTCGCCGTCACGACGTCGTCGTGGGTCGCCTCGGCGATCCTCTTCGTCTTCGGCGCGCACGCCTTCGTCTGGGGGACCACCTCGCTGACCGTCCGGCAGCGGGCCGTCCCCGCCCAGCTCCAGGGGCGGGTCAACAGCATCAACACCATGAGCACGTACGGCGGTCTGGTCGTCGGTTCGGCGGTGGGTGGTCTGCTGGTGACCCCGTTCGGGGTGACCGCGCCGTTCTGGTTCGCGTTCGCCGGCTCGGCGGTCCTCGTCGCCCTGCTGTGGCGGGAGTTCACCCGCATCGCGCACGAGGACGAGCCGGCTCCGGCGCCGGCCGTGGTGACCGGCTGA
- a CDS encoding HAD family phosphatase, with translation MARSRKVTVSTDTHGHTSGWAETDAAPPAPDPTAAAFFDVDNTMMQGASIYWFARGLAARNYFTTGDLLRFAWQQLRFRVLATEHAGDMSQAKETALAFIEGWRVDDVERLAEEIFDELMAPRIWAGTRRLAQGHLDAGERVWLVSAAPVEIGRIIAARLGLSGAIGTVAEVADGAYTGRLVGDLMHGPAKAEAVTQLAAVEGLDLSRCTAYSDSSNDLPMLSTVGRGVAVNPDSVLLREARQRGWEVRDFRTGRRAVKIAVPSTAAAGLVAGAVTAGLALHRRRHRGS, from the coding sequence GTGGCCCGCAGCCGTAAGGTGACGGTCAGCACCGACACCCACGGTCACACGTCCGGCTGGGCCGAGACGGACGCCGCGCCCCCGGCGCCGGATCCGACGGCCGCCGCCTTCTTCGACGTGGACAACACGATGATGCAGGGCGCCTCGATCTACTGGTTCGCCCGTGGGCTGGCCGCGCGCAACTACTTCACCACCGGGGACCTGCTCCGGTTCGCCTGGCAGCAGCTCCGGTTCCGGGTGCTGGCCACCGAGCACGCGGGTGACATGTCCCAGGCCAAGGAGACCGCCCTCGCGTTCATCGAGGGCTGGCGGGTGGACGACGTGGAGCGGCTCGCGGAGGAGATCTTCGACGAGCTGATGGCCCCCCGGATCTGGGCCGGCACCCGCCGCCTCGCCCAGGGCCACCTCGACGCCGGCGAGCGGGTCTGGCTGGTCAGCGCGGCACCCGTGGAGATCGGCCGGATCATCGCCGCCCGGCTCGGGCTGTCCGGCGCCATCGGCACCGTTGCCGAGGTGGCCGACGGGGCGTACACGGGGCGGCTGGTGGGCGACCTGATGCACGGGCCGGCGAAGGCCGAGGCGGTCACCCAACTCGCCGCGGTGGAGGGCCTGGACCTGTCCCGCTGCACGGCGTACAGCGACTCGTCCAACGACCTGCCCATGCTCAGCACGGTCGGTCGGGGGGTCGCGGTCAACCCGGACAGCGTGCTGCTGCGGGAAGCCCGCCAGCGCGGCTGGGAGGTGCGGGACTTCCGCACCGGTCGCCGGGCGGTGAAGATCGCCGTCCCGTCGACGGCCGCCGCCGGGCTCGTCGCCGGTGCCGTCACCGCCGGGCTGGCGCTGCACCGACGCCGCCACCGCGGCTCCTGA
- a CDS encoding DUF5667 domain-containing protein — MDSDLFSRRRAERFAQLLDEANGGRRHHKRSRLDDELIALVAVGQRLSAGPPAVDVDPEFRTGLRAMLLATAEREGIGAPAADTATGPTTRRTRAFRPSLLPPVTARRARARGAILVGIAAGAVAVSGISAASENAVPGDALYGMKRSTERAQLALTSSDVSRGQLFLGFARTRLSEAAELRGDRAGYSGVLDDMDADTRQGVRLLTGAAAQRSDPAPLDAVNTFVTAQQQAVSALLDEGTRAERDRTRRSLALLDAVRKRSDALRAAITCGLPAPLGSDALGPAPATCPADR, encoded by the coding sequence GTGGACAGCGACCTCTTCTCCCGTCGGCGCGCCGAACGCTTCGCTCAGCTTCTCGACGAGGCCAACGGCGGCCGGCGGCACCACAAGCGGTCCCGTCTGGACGACGAACTCATCGCCCTCGTCGCGGTCGGACAGCGGCTCAGCGCCGGCCCCCCGGCCGTTGACGTGGACCCGGAGTTCCGTACCGGCCTGCGGGCGATGCTGCTGGCCACCGCCGAACGCGAGGGCATCGGCGCACCCGCCGCCGACACCGCGACCGGCCCGACGACGCGCCGCACCAGGGCGTTCCGCCCGTCACTGCTGCCGCCGGTCACCGCCCGACGGGCCCGCGCCCGGGGCGCCATCCTCGTCGGCATCGCGGCCGGGGCCGTGGCCGTCTCCGGCATCTCGGCCGCCAGCGAGAACGCCGTACCGGGCGACGCGCTGTACGGCATGAAGCGCTCGACCGAGCGCGCTCAGCTCGCGCTCACCAGCTCGGACGTGAGCCGCGGGCAGCTCTTCCTGGGCTTCGCCCGCACCCGGCTGAGCGAGGCGGCGGAACTCCGGGGCGACCGGGCCGGGTACAGCGGCGTCCTGGACGACATGGACGCCGACACCCGCCAGGGCGTACGCCTGCTGACCGGAGCCGCCGCGCAGCGCTCCGACCCGGCGCCGCTGGACGCGGTCAACACCTTCGTCACCGCGCAGCAGCAGGCGGTCAGCGCCCTGCTCGACGAAGGGACACGCGCCGAGCGGGACCGCACCCGCCGCTCGCTCGCCCTGCTGGACGCCGTCCGCAAGCGCTCGGACGCGCTGCGCGCCGCGATCACCTGCGGCCTGCCCGCCCCGCTCGGCAGTGACGCCCTCGGCCCGGCCCCGGCCACCTGCCCCGCCGACCGCTAG